The proteins below come from a single Ruegeria sp. THAF33 genomic window:
- the cobS gene encoding cobaltochelatase subunit CobS translates to MADGSIDINAKPTEDISVRDVFGIDSDMAVKGFAERSDRVPVIDHTYKFDPETTLAILAGFSHNRRVMIQGYHGTGKSTHIEQVAARLNWPAVRVNLDSHISRIDLIGKDAIKLRDGKQVTEFHEGILPWALRNPVAIVFDEYDAGRADVMFVIQRVLEHDGKLTLLDQNEIITPNPNFRLFATANTVGLGDTTGLYHGTQQINQAQMDRWSLVSTLNYLSHDAETMIVLSKAPHYNTAEGRKTVSQMVTVADLTRTAFMNGDLSTVMSPRTVINWAQNAEIFRNVGYAFRLSFLNKCDELERQTVAEFYQRCFDEELPESAASASLG, encoded by the coding sequence ATGGCTGACGGATCGATCGATATCAACGCAAAACCTACCGAGGATATCTCGGTCCGTGACGTGTTCGGCATTGACAGCGACATGGCGGTCAAGGGTTTCGCCGAGCGCAGCGACCGGGTGCCGGTGATCGATCATACCTACAAGTTCGATCCGGAAACCACGCTGGCGATTCTGGCGGGCTTTTCCCATAACCGTCGCGTGATGATCCAAGGCTATCACGGCACCGGCAAATCGACCCACATTGAACAGGTCGCTGCCCGTCTGAACTGGCCCGCCGTGCGTGTGAACCTCGACAGCCATATCAGCCGGATCGACCTGATCGGCAAGGACGCGATCAAACTGCGCGACGGCAAGCAGGTGACCGAGTTCCACGAAGGCATCCTGCCCTGGGCGTTGCGCAACCCGGTTGCCATCGTGTTCGACGAATACGATGCGGGCCGCGCAGACGTGATGTTCGTGATCCAACGTGTGTTGGAGCATGACGGAAAGCTGACCCTGCTGGATCAGAACGAGATCATCACCCCGAACCCCAACTTCCGCCTGTTTGCCACCGCCAACACGGTCGGTCTGGGCGACACCACGGGTCTGTATCACGGCACGCAGCAGATCAACCAGGCGCAGATGGACCGCTGGTCGCTGGTGTCGACCCTGAACTATCTGAGCCACGACGCCGAGACGATGATCGTTCTGTCGAAGGCACCGCATTACAACACCGCCGAGGGACGCAAGACCGTCAGCCAGATGGTCACCGTCGCCGACCTGACACGGACCGCCTTCATGAATGGCGATCTGTCCACCGTCATGAGTCCGCGGACCGTGATCAACTGGGCTCAGAACGCCGAGATTTTCCGCAACGTGGGCTATGCGTTCCGCCTGTCCTTCCTGAACAAGTGCGATGAGCTGGAACGCCAGACCGTGGCCGAGTTCTATCAGCGCTGCTTCGATGAGGAGTTGCCTGAAAGCGCCGCGAGTGCGAGCTTGGGGTAA
- a CDS encoding PLP-dependent cysteine synthase family protein: MAIRQTQGRTRLYDSILDTVGDTPCIRVNRIAPEHVTVYVKFEAFNPAGSVKDRLALNIIEAAERDGRLKPGQTVVEATSGNTGIGLAMVCAAKGYPLVVTMAESFSVERRKLMRFLGAKVVLTPKAQKGFGMYTKAKELAEENGWFLASQFETSANADIHENTTAREILADFEGQRLDYWVTGYGTGGTVSGVSRILRKERPDTRIILTEPANAAIVSSGYVNTRNADHQPTESHPDFEPHPIQGWTPDFIPWVLQEAIDNSYYDELIPIPGPEGIAWSRRLAAEEGIFTGISGGSTFAVAMKLAESAPAGSVILVMLPDTGERYLSTPLFEGIEEVMTQEEYAISASTPSAQMEAS; the protein is encoded by the coding sequence ATGGCTATTCGGCAGACACAAGGGCGGACACGCCTGTATGACAGCATTCTAGACACGGTCGGTGACACGCCCTGCATTCGGGTCAATCGGATCGCGCCCGAGCATGTGACCGTCTATGTGAAGTTCGAGGCCTTCAACCCGGCAGGCTCGGTCAAGGACAGACTGGCGCTGAACATCATCGAGGCGGCGGAACGTGACGGGCGGCTGAAGCCCGGACAAACCGTTGTCGAAGCGACATCCGGCAACACCGGGATCGGGCTGGCCATGGTGTGTGCGGCCAAGGGATATCCTCTGGTCGTGACAATGGCCGAGAGCTTCTCGGTCGAACGGCGAAAGCTGATGCGGTTTCTGGGCGCCAAGGTTGTTCTGACCCCCAAGGCGCAAAAAGGGTTCGGCATGTATACCAAGGCCAAGGAATTGGCCGAGGAAAACGGATGGTTCCTTGCCAGCCAGTTTGAAACTTCTGCCAACGCCGATATTCACGAAAACACGACGGCGCGCGAAATTCTTGCCGATTTCGAAGGGCAACGGCTGGATTATTGGGTGACGGGCTACGGGACCGGTGGCACCGTTTCGGGTGTTTCGCGCATACTGCGGAAAGAGCGGCCCGACACCAGGATCATCCTGACCGAACCGGCAAATGCCGCAATCGTATCATCAGGTTACGTCAATACGCGCAACGCTGACCATCAGCCGACCGAAAGCCACCCCGATTTCGAGCCCCACCCGATTCAGGGCTGGACACCGGATTTCATCCCCTGGGTTCTTCAGGAAGCCATCGACAATTCATACTATGACGAGTTGATCCCCATTCCCGGACCCGAAGGGATCGCATGGTCGCGCCGGCTTGCAGCCGAAGAAGGGATATTCACCGGGATTTCGGGCGGATCGACCTTTGCGGTGGCCATGAAGCTGGCCGAATCCGCGCCGGCAGGCTCTGTCATACTGGTCATGTTGCCGGACACCGGCGAGCGATACTTGTCGACCCCCCTGTTCGAGGGAATCGAAGAGGTCATGACACAAGAGGAATACGCCATCTCGGCATCTACGCCGTCCGCGCAGATGGAGGCTAGTTGA
- a CDS encoding Hint domain-containing protein gives MSFDVLLHSVNTSGQGDLIVQNKTDPATVSGQTISINGGPFVPYTYLGQGNYRGTGESGEFIQVGTEIYAWDTNNPTGPMTTGNWQITTGDLDPNNPPCFVAGTLIETEAGPRPVENLMIGDRVCVSGGKTLPILWIGKKVLSAQTLALQPKFRPVRIRRDAICKGQPNQDVFVSPQHRIMLEGWRAELLFGQDRVFVAAIHLVNDGTIQQVHTGEDITYYHIACSRHAVLHSQGLRSESLFLGDTALKSFCREDVEELLALFPELRDGTAVSQQTRLSCLKRREAIALRSSYPD, from the coding sequence ATGTCGTTTGATGTCTTACTTCATTCGGTCAACACAAGCGGGCAAGGCGACTTGATCGTCCAAAACAAGACCGATCCAGCCACTGTCTCGGGTCAAACGATTTCGATCAACGGTGGTCCGTTCGTACCCTACACGTATCTCGGACAAGGTAACTACAGAGGTACCGGCGAATCTGGTGAGTTTATTCAGGTTGGAACCGAAATCTATGCCTGGGACACCAACAACCCCACCGGGCCAATGACAACCGGAAACTGGCAAATCACAACCGGAGATCTTGATCCAAACAATCCGCCCTGTTTTGTTGCTGGAACCCTGATCGAGACCGAGGCCGGTCCACGCCCGGTCGAGAACCTGATGATCGGTGACAGAGTGTGCGTGTCAGGTGGGAAAACGCTGCCGATTTTGTGGATCGGGAAAAAAGTGCTGAGTGCACAAACACTGGCTTTGCAACCGAAATTTAGACCCGTTCGCATTCGGCGCGACGCGATTTGTAAGGGTCAACCCAACCAGGATGTTTTTGTGTCCCCGCAACATCGGATCATGCTGGAAGGCTGGCGCGCCGAGTTGTTGTTCGGACAAGATCGGGTCTTTGTTGCGGCAATCCACTTGGTGAATGACGGAACAATTCAGCAGGTGCACACGGGTGAAGACATCACATATTACCACATTGCCTGCTCTCGACACGCGGTATTGCACTCGCAGGGGCTACGTAGCGAAAGTCTTTTTCTGGGCGACACAGCGCTGAAGTCTTTCTGTCGTGAAGACGTCGAAGAACTGCTCGCACTGTTCCCCGAATTGCGTGACGGCACCGCAGTGTCGCAGCAAACTCGCTTAAGTTGTTTGAAGCGCCGGGAAGCAATTGCATTGCGAAGCTCATACCCGGACTAA
- the gatB gene encoding Asp-tRNA(Asn)/Glu-tRNA(Gln) amidotransferase subunit GatB — protein sequence MLDLTYEMPKPKTIAGAKHDWELVIGMEVHAQVSSNAKLFSGASTQFGAEPNSNVAFVDAAMPGMLPVINEYCVEQAVRTGLGLKADINLKSAFDRKNYFYPDLPQGYQISQLYHPIVGEGEVLVELGDGTARKVRIERIHMEQDAGKSIHDMDPQMSFVDLNRTGVCLMEIVSRPDIRGPEEAAAYIAKLRQIMRYLGTCDGNMQNGNLRADVNVSICLPGAYEKYQETQDFSHLGTRCEIKNMNSMRFIQQAIEVEARRQIAIVEAGGEVEQETRLYDPDKGETRSMRSKEEAHDYRYFPDPDLLPLEIEQAWVDDIAARLPELPDEKKSRFINDFGLTDYDASVLTAEVESAAYFEEVAKGRNGKLAANWVINELFGRLKKDDRDITGSPVSPAQLGGIIDLIASDAISGKIAKELFEIVYTEGGDPAQIVEERGMKQVTDTGAIEAALDEIIAANPAQVEKAKVNPKLAGWFVGQVMKATGGKANPKAVNELVSKKLGS from the coding sequence ATGCTCGATCTGACATACGAAATGCCCAAACCCAAAACCATTGCCGGGGCCAAGCACGATTGGGAACTGGTGATCGGGATGGAGGTGCATGCTCAGGTCTCATCCAATGCCAAGCTGTTTTCGGGTGCATCCACCCAATTCGGGGCCGAGCCGAATTCAAACGTGGCCTTCGTGGACGCGGCGATGCCGGGGATGCTGCCGGTGATCAATGAATACTGCGTGGAACAGGCCGTGCGCACCGGGCTGGGCCTGAAGGCGGATATCAATCTGAAATCGGCCTTTGACCGCAAGAATTATTTCTACCCCGACCTGCCGCAAGGGTATCAGATTTCCCAGCTCTACCACCCGATCGTGGGCGAAGGCGAAGTGCTGGTCGAACTGGGCGACGGTACCGCGCGCAAGGTGCGGATTGAGCGTATCCACATGGAGCAGGACGCGGGCAAGTCGATCCACGACATGGATCCGCAAATGTCCTTCGTCGACCTGAACCGCACCGGTGTCTGCCTGATGGAGATCGTCAGCCGCCCCGACATCCGCGGGCCGGAAGAGGCCGCGGCCTATATCGCCAAGCTGCGTCAGATCATGCGTTACCTGGGCACCTGCGACGGCAACATGCAAAACGGCAACCTGCGGGCCGATGTGAACGTCTCGATCTGTTTGCCGGGTGCTTATGAGAAGTATCAGGAAACACAGGATTTTTCGCATCTGGGCACGCGCTGCGAGATCAAGAACATGAACTCGATGCGCTTCATCCAGCAAGCGATCGAGGTTGAAGCCCGTCGTCAGATCGCCATCGTCGAGGCCGGCGGCGAGGTCGAGCAGGAAACGCGTCTGTACGATCCGGACAAGGGTGAAACCCGTTCGATGCGGTCCAAGGAAGAAGCGCATGATTACCGCTATTTCCCCGACCCCGACCTGCTGCCTCTGGAAATCGAGCAGGCCTGGGTCGATGATATCGCCGCCAGGCTGCCCGAGCTGCCCGACGAGAAAAAATCGCGTTTCATCAATGACTTCGGACTGACCGACTATGACGCATCTGTGCTGACCGCCGAGGTCGAATCCGCCGCCTATTTCGAGGAAGTGGCCAAGGGCCGCAACGGAAAACTGGCGGCGAACTGGGTCATCAACGAGCTGTTCGGCCGCCTGAAGAAAGACGACCGCGACATCACCGGCTCGCCGGTTTCGCCCGCGCAGCTGGGCGGGATCATTGACCTGATCGCCTCGGACGCGATTTCGGGCAAGATCGCCAAAGAACTGTTCGAGATCGTCTATACCGAAGGCGGCGACCCGGCGCAGATCGTCGAGGAACGCGGCATGAAGCAGGTGACCGACACCGGCGCGATCGAGGCCGCGCTGGACGAGATCATCGCCGCCAACCCGGCGCAGGTCGAGAAGGCCAAGGTGAACCCGAAACTGGCGGGCTGGTTCGTGGGTCAGGTCATGAAAGCCACCGGCGGCAAGGCGAACCCGAAAGCCGTCAACGAACTGGTCAGCAAGAAGCTGGGCTCGTAA
- a CDS encoding J domain-containing protein: MAKSDPFGFDMSVSSAKKKNPRGRRGMSGASETSVRICDHEGCEEPGKFRAPKAPDVLDDYFWFCQQHVREYNQKWNFFDGTTEAELNAQRSKDKVWERETKPMGDPEARAWARLGIEDPHQVLGANSTQNKGRTTGGGGRRLPPTERRAIEILEANDSWTKAEVRKAYKKLIKVLHPDMNGGDRSQEEQLQEVVWAWDQIKDSRNFK; encoded by the coding sequence ATGGCGAAATCAGACCCCTTCGGATTCGATATGTCCGTTTCCAGCGCCAAAAAGAAGAATCCGCGGGGACGCCGGGGCATGTCGGGTGCCTCTGAAACCTCGGTCCGGATCTGTGACCACGAGGGATGTGAAGAGCCGGGAAAGTTCCGCGCGCCAAAAGCACCGGATGTCCTGGATGATTATTTCTGGTTCTGCCAGCAACACGTGCGGGAATATAACCAGAAGTGGAATTTCTTTGACGGCACCACCGAAGCCGAGCTGAACGCGCAGCGTTCGAAAGACAAGGTTTGGGAGCGCGAGACCAAGCCGATGGGCGACCCCGAAGCACGTGCCTGGGCCCGTTTGGGGATCGAGGATCCGCATCAGGTTCTTGGTGCCAACAGCACGCAGAACAAAGGCCGCACGACGGGTGGCGGCGGACGACGCCTGCCGCCGACCGAACGCCGTGCGATCGAGATTCTCGAGGCCAATGACAGCTGGACCAAGGCCGAAGTTCGCAAAGCGTACAAGAAGCTGATCAAAGTGCTGCATCCGGACATGAACGGCGGCGACCGCTCGCAGGAAGAGCAGTTGCAGGAAGTTGTCTGGGCCTGGGATCAGATCAAGGACAGCCGGAACTTCAAGTAA
- the pepT gene encoding peptidase T yields the protein MQSRFDQELEDRLVRYAAIDSQSDETSPTTPSTQIQFDMLNLLRDELIQIGAQDVEMTGDSVVVATIPGTAPGPTVGFLAHVDTAPQFNATGVKPRVIKGYNGGDITFPDNPDLVLSPDDHPYLAEKIGHDLITASGTTLLGADDKAGVSILMTMARHLIENQDIPHGPIRIAFTPDEEIGRGVTEQLPKDLGVDFAYTLDGQQVGEIEYESFSADRAVIRIEGVSIHPGLAKEKMVNATHLAAKIVQTLPQATMTPETTDGREGFIHVTDMNGGSSEMEIKLILRDFEMDGLEAQRNIVRQVCAAVQATEPRATITCDISHQYRNMRYWLENDMTPVELARDACRELGVEPLSVPIRGGTDGSRLTEFGTPCPNIFTGMQCVHGPLEWISVQDMALATELCLSVVAKAAQAEANDQS from the coding sequence ATGCAAAGCAGATTTGATCAGGAACTCGAAGACCGGCTGGTGCGCTATGCCGCCATCGACAGTCAAAGTGACGAGACATCCCCGACGACCCCGAGCACTCAGATCCAGTTCGACATGCTTAACCTGTTGCGTGATGAGCTGATCCAGATCGGCGCGCAGGATGTTGAGATGACGGGCGACAGTGTTGTCGTCGCGACCATTCCCGGAACGGCGCCGGGGCCGACCGTGGGCTTTCTGGCCCATGTCGATACGGCCCCTCAGTTCAACGCAACCGGCGTCAAGCCGCGGGTGATCAAGGGGTATAACGGTGGCGACATCACCTTTCCGGACAACCCGGATCTGGTTCTTTCTCCGGATGACCACCCCTATCTGGCCGAAAAGATCGGCCACGACCTGATCACCGCGTCGGGCACAACCCTGCTGGGCGCGGACGACAAGGCCGGTGTATCGATCCTGATGACGATGGCGCGGCACCTGATCGAAAATCAGGACATTCCACATGGCCCTATTCGTATCGCGTTCACTCCGGATGAAGAGATCGGCCGGGGCGTCACGGAACAACTTCCCAAGGATCTGGGCGTGGATTTTGCCTATACGCTGGATGGGCAGCAAGTGGGTGAGATCGAGTATGAAAGCTTCTCGGCCGACCGCGCCGTAATCCGGATCGAGGGTGTTTCGATCCATCCCGGCCTGGCCAAGGAAAAGATGGTGAACGCCACGCATCTGGCGGCAAAGATCGTGCAGACATTGCCTCAGGCCACCATGACGCCGGAAACCACGGACGGGCGCGAAGGCTTCATCCATGTCACTGACATGAACGGCGGATCATCCGAGATGGAGATCAAGCTGATCCTGCGTGATTTCGAGATGGACGGGCTGGAGGCGCAACGAAACATCGTGCGGCAGGTCTGCGCCGCCGTGCAGGCCACGGAGCCGCGCGCAACCATCACCTGCGACATCAGCCACCAGTACCGCAACATGCGGTATTGGCTAGAAAACGACATGACTCCGGTCGAGCTGGCGCGGGATGCGTGTCGCGAACTGGGGGTTGAGCCGCTGTCGGTACCGATCAGGGGCGGCACGGACGGATCCCGCCTGACCGAATTCGGCACCCCCTGCCCCAACATCTTCACCGGGATGCAATGCGTTCACGGCCCGTTGGAATGGATTTCAGTGCAGGACATGGCGCTGGCGACGGAATTGTGCCTGTCGGTTGTGGCCAAGGCGGCACAGGCCGAAGCGAATGATCAGAGCTGA
- a CDS encoding aminopeptidase P family protein, with protein sequence MFQSFEVTARPEQGPPRLAALREQMVQEGLDGFLIPRADAHQGEYVAARDERLAWLTGFTGSAGFCAALRDVAGIFIDGRYRTQVKAQVAADFTPVPWPEVSLSAWLKQQLPNGGKIGFDPWLHAAGQISGTLSDLDGSGIELVRCENLVDRIWADQPEPPMNPVKAHPIEFAGEGADSKIARLAEDLRQAGHKAAVITLPDSIMWLLNIRGSDIAYNPVAHGFAILHAGGQVDLFMAAEKLAGVRDHLGSQVTLRAVGYFLEAVAALVGPVQVDAASVPQIVADALGDAMTDGGDPCALPKACKNAAEIAGSAEAHLRDAVAVIETLCWLDQQAPGSVTETQVVTRLEENRRKDNALQDISFDTIAGTGPNGAIMHYRVTEETDNRLEHGHILVLDSGGQYLDGTTDITRTIAIGDVGTEEKTCFTRVLKGMIAMSMLRWPAGLSGRDIECVARVPLWFAGQDFNHGVGHGVGAYLSVHEGPQRLSKVSHVPLQPGMILSNEPGYYREGAFGIRIENLVVVEDAPLLPGGDAERAMLNWRTLTYVPIDRRLIMVDMLTTDERDWLNAYHRDVAEKIRPRLGHDAQLWLDAATAPI encoded by the coding sequence ATGTTCCAATCCTTCGAAGTGACCGCCCGTCCGGAACAGGGGCCACCGCGGCTGGCCGCCTTGCGCGAACAGATGGTGCAAGAAGGGCTGGACGGGTTTCTGATCCCGCGGGCGGATGCGCATCAGGGAGAGTATGTCGCGGCGCGCGATGAACGTCTGGCCTGGCTGACCGGGTTCACGGGCTCGGCCGGGTTTTGCGCCGCTCTGCGCGACGTGGCCGGAATTTTCATCGATGGGCGGTATCGCACCCAGGTCAAGGCACAAGTTGCCGCAGATTTCACCCCGGTCCCCTGGCCCGAGGTAAGCCTGAGCGCCTGGCTGAAACAGCAATTGCCCAACGGCGGCAAGATCGGTTTTGACCCGTGGCTGCATGCGGCAGGGCAGATTTCCGGCACATTGAGTGATCTGGATGGATCGGGCATCGAACTGGTAAGGTGCGAAAACCTTGTGGACCGGATCTGGGCCGATCAACCGGAACCGCCGATGAACCCGGTCAAGGCGCATCCGATCGAATTTGCAGGGGAAGGTGCGGACAGCAAGATCGCCCGTCTGGCCGAAGACCTTCGGCAGGCCGGGCACAAGGCAGCGGTGATCACCCTGCCGGATTCCATCATGTGGCTGTTGAATATCCGTGGGTCGGATATCGCCTATAACCCGGTGGCCCACGGCTTTGCCATTCTTCATGCAGGTGGTCAGGTCGATCTGTTCATGGCGGCAGAAAAACTAGCCGGGGTACGGGATCATCTGGGCTCTCAGGTGACCTTGCGCGCTGTGGGCTATTTTCTGGAAGCGGTTGCGGCTCTGGTCGGTCCGGTGCAGGTGGATGCCGCTTCGGTACCTCAGATCGTGGCCGATGCGCTGGGTGACGCGATGACGGATGGCGGCGATCCCTGCGCCCTGCCCAAAGCCTGCAAGAATGCGGCTGAAATCGCGGGCAGCGCCGAGGCGCATTTGCGCGATGCGGTGGCGGTCATCGAGACGTTGTGCTGGCTGGACCAACAGGCCCCGGGCAGCGTGACCGAAACACAGGTTGTCACCCGGCTGGAAGAAAACCGGCGCAAGGACAATGCGCTTCAGGACATCTCGTTCGATACCATTGCAGGCACGGGTCCGAACGGTGCGATCATGCATTACCGCGTGACGGAAGAGACCGACAACCGCCTGGAACACGGCCATATTCTGGTGCTGGACAGTGGCGGGCAGTATCTGGACGGCACCACCGACATCACCCGAACCATCGCCATAGGTGACGTCGGAACTGAGGAAAAAACCTGCTTCACCCGGGTGCTGAAGGGCATGATTGCCATGTCGATGCTGCGCTGGCCTGCGGGCCTTTCCGGGCGGGATATCGAATGTGTGGCCCGCGTGCCGCTGTGGTTTGCGGGACAGGATTTCAACCATGGGGTCGGACATGGGGTCGGCGCCTATCTGAGCGTGCATGAAGGGCCGCAGCGGCTGTCCAAAGTCAGCCATGTACCGCTGCAACCCGGCATGATCCTGTCAAACGAACCCGGGTATTACCGGGAAGGCGCCTTTGGCATCCGCATCGAAAACCTTGTGGTGGTGGAAGACGCTCCTCTGCTTCCCGGCGGCGATGCCGAACGCGCGATGCTGAACTGGCGCACGCTGACCTATGTACCGATTGACCGCAGACTGATCATGGTCGATATGTTGACGACCGACGAACGCGACTGGCTAAATGCCTATCACCGCGACGTTGCGGAAAAAATCCGCCCAAGGCTGGGACATGACGCACAACTGTGGTTGGATGCCGCAACTGCCCCAATCTGA
- a CDS encoding DUF4177 domain-containing protein: MKRYEYKVIPAPQKGVKAKGVKTAEGRFAVSVEQLLNQMGQDGWEYQRAELLPSEERSGLTGSTTNWRNVLVFRRVVEEEIDASWVGAVPEMDDTPLAQPIPGPEEVQAPKPIAAETDEPPLSLKRSDDAVDESCPSKT; this comes from the coding sequence ATGAAGCGCTACGAATACAAGGTCATCCCCGCCCCGCAAAAAGGTGTCAAAGCCAAAGGCGTGAAAACGGCCGAGGGCCGCTTTGCCGTCTCGGTCGAGCAACTGCTGAATCAGATGGGTCAGGATGGCTGGGAATACCAGCGGGCCGAGCTGTTGCCCAGCGAGGAACGCTCGGGTCTGACCGGATCGACCACGAATTGGCGCAATGTGCTGGTGTTCCGCCGCGTGGTGGAAGAGGAAATCGATGCCTCGTGGGTCGGCGCAGTACCTGAGATGGATGACACCCCGCTGGCCCAGCCGATTCCGGGTCCCGAAGAGGTACAGGCCCCGAAACCAATTGCCGCAGAGACGGACGAGCCGCCTTTGTCGTTGAAGCGGTCTGATGACGCCGTTGATGAAAGCTGCCCTTCGAAAACATAG
- a CDS encoding BolA family transcriptional regulator, with protein MSVTDEIRTRLQAAFDPRELEVIDDSESHRGHAGYQEGGESHFNVRIRASAFEGKSRVACHRAVHKALGDIVPRIHALALDIGV; from the coding sequence ATGAGTGTGACCGACGAGATCCGAACCCGCCTGCAAGCCGCCTTTGATCCGCGCGAGCTTGAAGTGATCGACGACAGCGAAAGCCATAGGGGCCATGCGGGATATCAGGAAGGTGGTGAAAGCCACTTCAACGTTCGTATCCGCGCCAGCGCATTCGAAGGCAAATCCCGCGTCGCCTGCCACCGTGCGGTACACAAGGCGCTGGGCGACATCGTGCCGCGCATCCACGCGCTGGCCCTGGATATCGGCGTCTGA
- the cobT gene encoding cobaltochelatase subunit CobT, producing the protein MAQKNDNPADPFKKALAEATKVMADDPELSVTYTVDPSGMTGESMRLPQVSRRMTREEVLLARGTADALALHRKYHDDATHARYAPLGDMARDLYEAMETARCEAMGARDMPGTASNIDVKIGHEAIRRGYDQCKQPADAPLSVAAGYLIRHLATGRDLPPAAENIMNLWRGFIEEQAGGTLENLDEILSDQAEFAKFARQVIKDLGYGDQLGDDPDELDDEQEDQAEEDAEEQPDPDSTGQDDQDEQDADATPEQTQEEQQDQSQAQVSMDEMAEDEMGDEAEMPDGEAPLEPPAPPPASEADPDYKVYLDTHDEEIAAEDLAEPAELERLRAYLDQQLEPLKGAVSRLANKLQRRLQAQQNRSWEFDREEGILDAGRLARVVANPTTPLSFKVEKDTEFRDTVVTLLLDNSGSMRGRPISIAAICADVLARTLERCNVKVEILGFTTRAWKGGQAREAWLNDGRPQQPGRLNDLRHIIYKGADAPWRRARPNLGLMMKEGLLKENIDGEALEWAHRRMLARREQRKILMVISDGAPVDDSTLSVNPANYLEKHLRDVIAMVEKRKMVELLAIGIGHDVTRYYDRAVTITDVEQLAGAMTEQLAALFDSDPRARARVMGMRKAG; encoded by the coding sequence ATGGCACAGAAGAACGACAACCCCGCCGATCCGTTCAAGAAGGCCTTGGCCGAGGCCACCAAAGTCATGGCCGATGACCCCGAACTGTCGGTGACCTATACGGTGGACCCTTCGGGCATGACGGGCGAGTCGATGCGGCTGCCTCAGGTCTCGCGCCGGATGACGCGCGAAGAAGTGCTGTTGGCGCGTGGCACGGCGGACGCCTTGGCGTTGCATCGCAAGTATCATGACGACGCGACCCATGCGCGCTATGCGCCCCTGGGCGATATGGCGCGGGATCTGTACGAGGCGATGGAGACCGCCCGCTGCGAGGCGATGGGCGCGCGGGACATGCCGGGCACCGCCAGCAATATCGACGTCAAGATCGGGCATGAAGCAATCCGGCGTGGGTATGATCAGTGCAAGCAACCCGCCGATGCACCTCTTTCGGTTGCGGCAGGCTACCTGATCCGGCATCTGGCCACCGGGCGTGATCTTCCGCCTGCTGCCGAAAACATAATGAACCTGTGGCGTGGATTCATCGAAGAGCAAGCGGGTGGGACGTTGGAGAATCTGGACGAGATTCTCTCGGATCAGGCGGAGTTTGCCAAATTCGCCCGTCAGGTGATCAAGGATCTGGGATATGGCGACCAGCTTGGGGATGACCCCGATGAGTTGGACGACGAGCAGGAAGACCAGGCCGAGGAAGACGCCGAAGAACAGCCCGATCCGGACAGCACCGGTCAGGATGATCAGGACGAACAGGACGCCGACGCGACCCCTGAGCAGACGCAGGAAGAGCAGCAGGATCAGTCTCAGGCCCAGGTCTCGATGGACGAAATGGCCGAAGACGAGATGGGTGACGAGGCTGAGATGCCGGATGGCGAGGCGCCTCTGGAACCGCCTGCCCCACCGCCGGCATCTGAAGCGGACCCGGATTACAAGGTCTATCTGGACACTCATGACGAAGAGATCGCCGCCGAGGATCTGGCCGAACCGGCCGAACTGGAACGTCTGCGGGCCTATCTGGATCAGCAGCTGGAGCCCTTGAAAGGCGCGGTGTCGCGTCTGGCCAACAAGCTGCAACGCCGATTGCAGGCGCAGCAGAACCGCAGCTGGGAGTTCGACCGCGAGGAAGGCATTCTGGACGCGGGCCGATTGGCACGAGTTGTGGCGAATCCGACCACTCCGCTGAGCTTCAAGGTCGAAAAAGACACCGAGTTCCGCGACACGGTGGTAACGCTGCTGCTGGACAATTCGGGGTCGATGCGCGGACGTCCGATTTCGATCGCCGCCATCTGTGCCGATGTTCTGGCGCGGACGCTGGAGCGGTGCAATGTAAAGGTCGAAATTCTGGGCTTTACCACGCGGGCGTGGAAAGGCGGTCAGGCACGTGAGGCATGGCTGAACGATGGCCGCCCGCAACAGCCGGGCCGTCTGAACGACCTGCGCCACATCATCTACAAGGGCGCGGACGCCCCTTGGCGTCGTGCGCGGCCCAATCTGGGTCTGATGATGAAAGAGGGCCTGCTGAAGGAAAACATCGATGGGGAAGCTCTGGAATGGGCGCATCGCCGGATGCTGGCGCGGCGCGAGCAGCGCAAGATCCTGATGGTGATCTCGGACGGCGCGCCGGTCGATGATTCGACGCTGAGCGTGAACCCGGCCAACTATCTGGAAAAACACCTGCGCGACGTGATCGCGATGGTCGAAAAACGCAAGATGGTCGAACTTTTGGCCATCGGCATCGGCCATGACGTGACCCGGTATTATGACCGGGCGGTGACGATCACCGATGTAGAGCAACTGGCCGGCGCGATGACCGAACAACTGGCAGCTCTGTTTGACAGTGACCCGCGGGCGCGGGCGCGGGTCATGGGGATGAGAAAGGCCGGCTGA